The proteins below come from a single Megalops cyprinoides isolate fMegCyp1 chromosome 5, fMegCyp1.pri, whole genome shotgun sequence genomic window:
- the c5h2orf42 gene encoding uncharacterized protein C2orf42 homolog produces the protein MESAPMETGVAVVTQPTVVSSTAQTPAPASLGARARDRRKTPAFLSNLGKPTLRGIRKCPQCGVYNGTRGLSCKNKACGAVFRDGGAAGGRGFKKGGAEVVRLVIDGGGGGDGGGSGGGGGAGGTQVFSVRQRGRGPEQRGFVELALTDTAIATADGTVLTRVSVGRCFLPSCRQGQGQALSVPQGRGGEGPADALPRPPQRPESPCAHVKQAMECHAQATPLPLKSSVLESLQAPAQAKEDLWQLATESPGPLVQRVSRGTLVVKCHVTDTHPLGLLHLTVGAPSGGARGEGRIREGQPVHFHCACQASNAKRGSGARAHGDAVPGEEGQSKVRDAGVMTSLLADAPSLPPPYSSCAPEVCLHFYACVCAFASDEKLAAEFATFLNYDANGLQVNTDCTALCAAGPQLLTEPSAPHRSKRVRLEETAPVTSSTLATRDSLPAPPLRKGGHRKQPISTTLKSPGNSQPVDETHVSLPFQQWLASVTERIHQTMHFQFDGKPEPLVFHIPQAFFNALQQRLSLGSKKRRLPNSTTAFVRNDALPLGTFSKYTWHITNLMQVKRIFDTPELPLELTQSFVKNRDGSFSPFRCPEAPVEPITEGCGRGERPQAIRPLELRTFLKVGTSTSEQKEPTPFVIEWIPDILPRSRVGELRIRFEYGHQLGGQPDFCDGAAGRAGGAAGSSSGGGAGGGAAAAEAAQSLPTPTIEILRVSVP, from the exons ATGGAGAGTGCTCCGATGGAAACGGGGGTGGCGGTGGTCACCCAGCCGACCGTGGTCTCCTCCACGGCCCAGACTCCCGCGCCTGCCAGTCTGGGAGCCAGAGCCCGGGACAGGAGGAAGACCCCCGCCTTCCTGTCCAACCTGGGCAAGCCCACCTTGCGCGGCATCCGGAAGTGCCCCCAGTGCGGGGTGTACAATGGCACCCGCGGCCTGAGCTGCAAGAATAAGGCCTGCGGTGCCGTCTTCCGGGACGGGGGCGCGGCGGGCGGGAGGGGGTTTAAGAAGGGTGGGGCCGAGGTGGTGCGCCTGGTGATCGACGGCGGGGGGGGCGGAGACGGAGGGGGgagcggcggcggcggtggcgCGGGGGGGACGCAGGTGTTCTCCGTCCggcagagggggcggggccccgAGCAGAGGGGGTTCGTGGAGCTAGCGCTGACGGACACGGCCATCGCCACGGCAGACGGGACGGTACTGACCCGCGTCAGCGTCGGCCGCTGCTTCCTCCCCTCCTGCCGGCAGGGGCAGGGCCAGGCGCTGAGCGTGCCGCAGGGGCGGGGGGGCGAGGGCCCGGCCGACGCGCTGCCCCGCCCCCCGCAGCGGCCCGAGAGCCCCTGCGCGCACGTCAAGCAGGCCATGGAGTGCCACGCCCAGGccacgcccctccccctcaaGAGCTCAGTGCTGGAGTCCCTGCAGGCCCCCGCTCAGGCCAAAGAGGACCTGTGGCAGCTCGCCACCGAGTCCCCGGGGCCGCTGGTCCAGCGCGTGTCCCGGGGCACCCTGGTGGTGAAGTGCCACGTCACTGACACTCACCCCCTGGGCCTGCTGCACCTCACTGTGGGCGCTCCTTCCGGGGGCGCCAGGGGCGAGGGTAGAATTAGGGAGGGGCAGCCGGTGCACTTCCACTGTGCGTGCCAGGCCTCAAACGCCAAAAGAGGATCGGGCGCGAGGGCGCATGGGGACGCAGTGCCGGGAGAGGAGGGTCAGAGCAAGGTGAGGGACGCCGGGGTCATGACCTCGCTGCTGGCTgacgccccctctctccctccaccctaCTCGTCCTGTGCCCCTGAGGTCTGCCTTCACTTCTACGCCTGCGTGTGCGCTTTCGCCAGCGACGAGAAGCTGGCCGCCGAGTTTGCCACCTTCCTCAACTATGACGCCAACG gtcTGCAGGTGAACACTGACTGCACAGCGCTTTGTGCTGCCGGTCCCCAGCTGCTGACTGAGCCCAGCGCTCCTCACAGATCCAAGAGAGTCCGCCTGGAGGAGACGGCCCCAG TGACGTCCTCCACCCTGGCTACCAGAGACAGTTTGCCCGCACCTCCACTGCGGAAAGGAGGCCACAGGAAGCAGCCCATATCCACCACGCTCAAGAGCCCAG GAAACAGCCAGCCGGTGGATGAGACCCATGTCTCCCTGCCCTTCCAGCAGTGGCTGGCCAGCGTCACGGAGAGGATCCACCAGACCATGCACTTCCAGTTCGATG GAAAACCTGAGCCGCTGGTGTTCCACATCCCTCAGGCCTTCTTCAACGCCCTACAACAGCGACTCTCCCTGGGGTCCAAGAAGAGGAGGCTGCCCAACTCCACCACAG CGTTCGTTAGGAACGATGCCCTCCCGCTGGGAACCTTCTCCAAGTACACCTGGCACATCACCAACCTGATGCAGGTCAAGCGCATATTTGACACTCCAGAG CTGCCTCTGGAGTTGACCCAGAGTTTCGTGAAGAACCGCGACGGGTCCTTTTCGCCGTTCCGTTGCCCGGAAGCTCCTGTCGAGCCCATTACTGAGGGGTGCGGCCGAGGTGAGAGGCCGCAGGCCATTAGACCGCTGGAGCTGAGAACATTCCTGAAAGTGG GGACCTCCACCTCAGAGCAGAAGGAACCCACTCCCTTTGTGATCGAGTGGATCCCGGACATCCTGCCGCGGTCGCGGGTGGGGGAGCTGCGGATCCGCTTCGAGTACGGCCACCAGCTCGGTGGCCAGCCCGACTTCTGCGACGGCGCAGCGGGGCGAGCGGGTGGGGCCGCGGGCTCGAGCtcggggggcggggccggcggAGGGGCAGCGGCGGCCGAGGCTGCCCAATCCCTGCCCACACCCACCATCGAGATCCTTCGCGTCTCTGTCCCGTGA